A single Gossypium hirsutum isolate 1008001.06 unplaced genomic scaffold, Gossypium_hirsutum_v2.1 scaffold_244, whole genome shotgun sequence DNA region contains:
- the LOC121226518 gene encoding uncharacterized protein translates to MSGDWGPVLVATVLFVLCTPGLLCQLPGNKRPVEFANFQTSPISIFIHTIIFFGLVTIFVIAIGIHIYSG, encoded by the coding sequence ATGTCGGGTGATTGGGGGCCTGTGTTAGTGGCAACGGTGCTGTTCGTGTTGTGCACACCAGGGTTGCTTTGTCAGTTGCCTGGAAACAAAAGGCCAGTGGAATTTGCAAACTTTCAGACCAGCCCCATCTCCATTTTTATTCACACAATCATATTCTTTGGCCTAGTCACCATCTTTGTGATAGCTATTGGAATTCACATCTACTCAGGCTAG